Proteins encoded together in one Benincasa hispida cultivar B227 chromosome 1, ASM972705v1, whole genome shotgun sequence window:
- the LOC120075316 gene encoding 1-aminocyclopropane-1-carboxylate synthase, with translation MVQVSTNNANKLLSKLAKGNGHGEDSPYFDGWKAYDTDPFHPIINPRGVIQMGLAENQLSFEFVEKWMINNPQASICTVEGVYDFKDIAIFQDYHGLPEFRNAVANFMGKVRGNRVKFDPDRVVMSGGATGAHETVAFCLADPGEAFLVPVPYYPGFDRDLRWRTGVEIVPVICESSNNFKLTREALETAYEEAEKSNIKIKGLLITNPSNPLGTVYDRQTLEMAVRFINEKNIHLVCDEIYAATVFAEPGFISISEVIDNDFIECDRNLIHVVYSLSKDMGFPGFRVGIIYSYNDAVVTCARKMSSFGLVSSHTQYLIASMLSDDAFVDSFLAGSVEKLALRHRNFTKGLAQVGIGYLKGSGGLFLWMDLRHLLKEKTLEAEMALWRVIINEVKLNVSPGSSFHCSEPGWFRVCFANMDDNTMDIAITRIRNFVLQNKELTTKVKKQKFCWRQSSLELRLSSRRLEDIMSPHSPLPQSPMLRATT, from the exons ATGGTACAAGTATCCACCAATAATGCAAACAAACTTTTGTCCAAATTAGCCAAAGGAAATGGCCATGGAGAAGACTCTCCATATTTTGATGGCTGGAAGGCTTACGATACTGATCCTTTTCATCCAATTATCAATCCTCGTGGAGTTATTCAAATGGGTTTGGCTGAAAATCAG CTTTCTTTTGAATTCGTGGAGAAATGGATGATTAACAATCCACAAGCTTCGATTTGTACTGTGGAAGGAGTTTATGATTTTAAAGATATAGCTATCTTCCAGGATTATCATGGATTGCCTGAGTTTAGAAAC GCTGTGGCGAATTTCATGGGCAAAGTGAGAGGAAACCGAGTTAAATTTGATCCTGACCGAGTTGTGATGAGTGGTGGAGCAACGGGAGCTCATGAAACGGTGGCGTTTTGTTTGGCTGATCCTGGTGAAGCATTTCTGGTGCCTGTTCCTTATTATCCAgg ATTTGACAGAGATTTAAGGTGGAGAACAGGAGTGGAAATAGTTCCAGTAATATGTGAAAGTTCAAACAACTTCAAACTAACAAGAGAAGCCTTAGAAACAGCATACGAGGAAGCTGAAAAATCcaacataaaaatcaaaggcCTACTCATAACAAATCCTTCAAATCCACTTGGCACAGTTTACGACAGACAAACACTCGAAATGGCTGTAAGGTTTATCAACGAAAAGAACATCCACTTAGTGTGCGACGAAATCTATGCTGCCACTGTCTTTGCAGAGCCTGGCTTCATTAGTATCTCCGAAGTGATTGACAACGACTTTATTGAATGCGATAGAAATCTTATCCATGTTGTTTACAGCCTCTCCAAGGACATGGGATTCCCTGGATTCCGTGTCGGCATTATCTACTCCTACAACGATGCTGTTGTCACTTGTGCTCGTAAGATGTCGAGCTTCGGCCTCGTCTCCTCACACACACAATATTTGATCGCGTCGATGTTGTCTGATGATGCGTTTGTTGATAGCTTTCTCGCTGGAAGCGTTGAAAAGCTTGCTTTACGTCATCGTAACTTTACCAAAGGACTGGCTCAG GTGGGAATTGGATATTTGAAAGGAAGTGGAGGATTATTTTTGTGGATGGATTTACGTCATCTTTTGAAAGAGAAGACATTGGAAGCAGAAATGGCATTATGGAGGGTGATTATCAATGAAGTTAAATTGAATGTGTCGCCAGGTTCTTCATTCCATTGCTCAGAGCCAGGATGGTTTAGAGTTTGCTTTGCAAACATGGATGATAATACAATGGATATTGCCATAACTAGAATTAGAAACTTTGTGCTTCAAAACAAGGAGCTAACAACTAAGGTTAAGAAACAGAAATTCTGTTGGCGTCAAAGCAGCCTCGAACTTCGATTATCGTCTCGAAGACTCGAAGACATCATGTCACCACACTCGCCATTGCCTCAATCCCCGATGCTCCGTGCAACAACTTAG